The Papilio machaon chromosome 28, ilPapMach1.1, whole genome shotgun sequence genome includes a window with the following:
- the LOC106720872 gene encoding uncharacterized protein LOC106720872 produces MSDRAGEWDRRKTYLTRCLFEDLPLLSPIPERREPDQSETNDLCSALPDLIIEKEKNRHDEPEEFYQELEKRMLRLYRKLFLCHHEEGSFLSINSTSSHDITEFIEDEIRQDSDNEDRLIQSDDECSEGPRHQIITIEAMIHTGEDSQRNRKRVNEEISYSMAAQSPIIGCKHVQQINEDWDEQTSDRRLSTQDATFASSNSPLLVSRVSFLDENEARLVARQAITQKYSKSTSHDFEVYDFSPIEVMRQKGNEHDSNSNSSIPEVRHNRRSSMEPEFVKNLNENEASPVKMTQTYIEEEMASDVVRSDGVSQILDEGDLRNNALRDLTNISSPVLDTISRKRLRSDSWDASQELPRKRMKYKDIGLQTTIKESFSNVTPPCCEQPPTNYFYGTPMILNICRCKDHTCES; encoded by the exons ATGTCGGATCGGGCTGGTGAATGGGATCGGCGGAAAACTTATCTCAcaagatgtttgtttgaagatttACCTT TATTATCGCCGATACCAGAAAGAAGAGAGCCTGATCAGTCCGAAACTAACGATCTGTGCAGTGCGCTGCCAGATCTCATCATAGAAAAGGAGAAGAATCGTCACGATGAACCAGAGGAGTTCTACCAGGAGTTGGAGAAAAGGATGCTCAGACTGTACAGGAAACTGTTCCTGTGTCATCACGAGGAAGGCTCATTTTTGTCGATAAATAGTACTTCGAGCCATGATATTACAGAATTCATTGAAGATGAAATAAGACAAGATTCAGACAACGAA GATCGTTTAATACAATCTGATGATGAATGTTCTGAGGGGCCAAGGCATCAGATAATCACAATAGAAGCAATGATACACACAGGGGAAGATAGTCAAAGGAACAGGAAGAGAGTTAATGAAGAAATATCATACTCCATGGCGGCGCAAAGTCCAATAATAGGATGTAAACATGTGCAGCAGATAAATGAGGATTGGGACGAACAGACTTCAGACAGACGTCTATCAACACaag ACGCTACATTTGCTAGTTCTAACAGTCCCCTTCTGGTTAGCAGAGTTTCATTCCTGGATGAAAATGAAGCACGACTTGTAGCAAGACAAG cCATTACACAAAAGTATTCTAAGTCTACCAGTCATGATTTCGAAGTGTACGATTTTAGTCCAATTGAAGTCATGAGACAAAAAGGAAATGAACATGATTCTAATTCTAATAGTTCCATTCCGGAAGTAAGACATAATCGTAGATCAAGCATGGAGCCTGAATTTGTTAAGAATTTAAACGAGAACGAAGCGTCTCCTGTTAAAATGACTCAAACTTACATTGAAGAAGAAATGGCCTCGGATGTCGTAAGATCTGATGGAGTATCACAAATATTGGATGAAGGTGATTTGCGAAATAATGCTCTCAGAGACCTAACTAACATCTCGTCTCCTGTACTCGACACGATTTCTAGAAAAAGACTACGTTCTGATAGTTGGGACGCTTCACAAGAATTGCCCAGAAAAAGAATGAAATATAAAGACATTGGACTACAAACGACTATCAAAGAATCATTCTCAAATGTAACGCCGCCGTGCTGTGAGCAACCACCAACGAATTATTTCTACGGAACTCCTATGATTTTGAATATTTGTCGTTGCAAAGATCACACTTGTGAATCGTGA